TTACATCTGGTATAGCTCTAATTCTTTTTGATATCATTTTTTATCtacaattaaaatgaaaagataaaatatcatGTCGTTTTACACTTGATAGATTATCACcatcatatataaaataattgtattatcATAATCAAGAGAAAATCATTTGAAGTAAATGTTGTTGATGAGATTGATATTGGAGCTATCCATGAACATGTATGCTTACGAAAAATTTAACTTATAACCTAAACCTCACTCTGTGTAAAAGGTGTAAATCGAGATCTTGCTTCATTAACTAGTGAACAAGAatagattttataattttcgaGTGTCGGAATGTGAATTccatttatttcatatgtaGTCTGTGAAAAGGTCTGGTCAATTAAATGATCATTAGAAATTTCATGGCGATGACTTAagttataattttatcaatttttttctgcTATAGCAAAACGATACAGTTTATGTTATTTAACACATGTAACAttgaatagaccactttcgtgTTCATCCGACACCGGAAAACCGTCAATTAGGCGCgcctttgtgacgtcattttccAGATAGAGGGGATCGCCTATATCCCTTCACTAttaacgttcatcaagcgtcttagtgatcgccattgtgcaggataaactagaaatattttttgctttataAGTTGTAATGTGTGCAATGTAttagtattataattttcaaaccaCTCACTCAACATTAGAACGGAAGTGACGTTGCACCTAAACGCACGAATGATGTTTGCTAAAACCAGaatttttgacggaaatgcatcgaactcgaaaatTGACTATTGGTTTCTGTGCTGTTGTCTGTTTCATTTCGACAAGTGAAATGTTGATTCccactttggtatctttcattcTTCTTTGTTTGACAAGTGCTTGACTAATTATTCAAACAAGAAGCTGAACAGTGAATCAAGTGATAAAAGAAGTAAGGATGACAAAGTTCTCTCAGATACAGCTGGCAGCTAGTTCAAATATATTTGCGTCATACTACATTTAAAACAGTACATGATGTTAGAATGCCGTAAACAGTCTGAGAAAGGCAATCTATTTTTTAAGTATCAAAAGGATATAGGATCATGTTGTACGTTTTCGTGAATATATAGCAAAGCATATTTAgctatatatcaaatatttaaaaaaaattatcaatataaataccGATAAAGACTATATTACATGATAAccataataatgttttttttcagaatgttgCAGGTGCACAGCTGGAGAGGGATTCAGTTACCATAGATGTAAGTTCATCCTGTCCTGCTGGCTACGTGGTTGTTAGTGAAAAATGTGGTTAGTTTTAAAAAGCTACACAGTTGCTTATAATCCCCTTTTAGATCACTCGACAACACGACaacatttcatatataaaattataactttatataCTTTTCACGTAAGGCGAATCCACAAATGTGAACTCAATGATTCCTATACTAGTAGCGATAACtggacaaaataaaaaaatataaaaacacatttaaagtgCACAGAACCACACCAATATCAATAAagggaaaataaaatatgataaaacctTTTTGAtgacaaatacaaatgtatccTTCATCGACATGCATgcttaaatgtatttttacatCGTTACAAGTGGGTTATAGAATTTATcaaatcgagatagttaaacaTGGAAAATTTCAATAtcgaattttaaaatattaagctttGCATGCAATTATCTTAGTTGCATGAAGTGATAACAGAATACAACTACTCGCATCCCGAAAATTACACTTTTCACACTCGATGAAAGTGCTTCTGGTAATGTCAAAAAATGCCATCTTGGCGCTATTGaatattatcaatttaaaaataagtttggAAAcggaaaatgtttcaaaaagaaaaaaaaagaagaacaaaataaagacaacaacccaataAAAGAACAGGAAACAGCCGAAGGAAAATAATGAGTTATAATACATAAAGATGTTACCTGTTGATTTTATGGAACTAACGGGATTGTTAAACGAGCACACAAGTGATTTGTATAACAAAACTGTTGTATTCGAATATTTATGATAATCTGTTTGTAGTTGAGTGTGGAAAAGGAACATATAGAAATGACACAACAATGACGTGTGAGTTTTGTGCCATTGGATCTTACCAAACTAATGTAGGACGAACAGTTTGCGAATTGTGTGAATCATCTAAAACAACACTAAACTTTGGTTCATATTCATCTACTGATTGTATTGGTTAGTATTTTGGAAGtatgaaatatcaaattgacATTCAAGGCCTTGTTATGTTTGTGGTCGTGTGTTTTGTTAGTTCTGATgcttgtatatttctttttatatttgcttgttattttttagtctcaatatataaagatatgttttgCATAAGATAAATTAATGTGTCATCACTGTGCCGCTTTACATATATACGAAGTATTGAAATAGTATAAAGtgttttcatatcaactttTTTGTGTGTTGTCTTTTCCCTAGATAACTGTCCACCAGGTCAGTATTATGTTCCAAGTGCGTCTGGTTGTGCCCCTTGTGAAAGACATTACTATCAACACATGAGTGGACAGGACTTTTGTTATACATGCCCACATGGAACGATAACTAGCGAACAAGGATCAAACTCCTCAGATAGCTGTTATCATAAGAATGCTGAAGAAGGCAAGTTATAATGGTTATATCTTTTTACATCCGCTTTACTCGCATTTGATCCTTTTGGACGATCGAATCAAAATTCATAATTCATTCTTAGTATTATCATGCCACATACATCATTGGTCAATGGATACTTATACAtggttcaaattgaatttttcttCTGTTTACCAGAAGAAAATGGAAATATAATTACttaacaattatatatttttattatgtatatacaacataCTCAAAATTCAGAAGTAAAGTTTTGGGATGAGTCTTTCGTATAATTTAGAATGAAAAAGAGAagtgtgttaaagagacaacaaccctaccaacGAGAAGACAACAGCTACAGACTTTCAAAAGGTCTTcaaatgcagcgagaaactcccacaTATGGAGGCCTGCTTCAGCTGtaccctaaacaaaaatgttcaacagttcagtgacaatggacgtcatactaaacctAAATATACATAGCAAACTAAAATTacaaatcatacaagactaacaaaggccagaggctcctgactcttcgtttgatcatttcttttgtttagttaaaatatgaaaatttttaataacaGAATATTCATTACAGGGTCTGTACCAAATAACTCAGATTCTGGGGAGATATCCGCAGACAGTGTAAATATAGGTAAACCTTATTCGTATCTTAGCATTGTTAACATCATAAAGTTAATGGAAGAATATATTTTGcctcatttataaatattacaactttaaataaaatcttattGGTGCAGAGAATCactgaaaataaactaacagaTCATAGATGTAGCACGATTAGACTCAAATTGAACAAAGACATGATTGTCTCGTTACCAATCTAAGAGGTGCGAGAGATACCTCAATCATTGATAAAACTAAATTGTCAAATCTAAAATGTAGAACAAATGATTCGAAAATAATTAAAGAAGATCTAATTGTTCATACTACTTACCTCGTAAAACAACAACACAGAATACGTAATAGATATATATGTGTTATCAAGTACATAatgtgttttcttttctagatAGGTTTTCTATCGCCataattttctcaaaaaataactttttaatttatatttaatattcagGATTAATTATCGGACTGTCTATTGGATTGGTACTGTTATTGTGTATTGTTATATCAGTCGTCATTGTGTATAAAAGGTAAGTATCAGCTTCTTCTGACGTCATTCCTTTTGATATCGTAACATATGTAGCttgtgttaaattttcattAGATTCGATTATGTTTACCGTAGAAGTACTATATTAACTGGGATCCAAAACGATCATAAGCACATTCCCCTCCCAACTGAATTATTCAGAAATAAAAGGTCACTACTCGTGTGATATCACGTGATAACACTTGttggtattttttgttttttgtgacGGATTCACTAGTCATTACTTTGGATCGCAAAATTAATGATACTTTTCCCCTTCAATGGAGCCAAACGTTAAATAGATCTTAAAACATCTGGCAATACTTAAAAGaatgacatataaaaataaactgcaTTTTTAGGATAATGTAATATCTTAATTCAGTTTAATTCAAATCATTGAAACACGCAAAAGAGTAAATCGTCATTAATCGAATAACATAGAAGTATAGTTTTGCagaaaaaaagtagaaaagGTAAACGTGGTTTAATtacttataaattttaaaaaggataATGATCTCCCACCATTTGTCTTTTATTCTTAACGTTCCCAGTTACTTATATTTGCAATAATCATTATGTTTATTAATGAAGAATATACGAAACTATTCAAATATACGTTCGACTTCTATCACATGTTTAATGAcaaatttttcaacaaatatttgttattgctTTAGATTGACAACTGATCATGACTATTCAGTGCCAATTGATAAAAACCGAAACCAAGTCCAATCACACGAGCACCATTACGATGAAATGAATAACAGAGGTCAACAGTACCTGAATGTTGGTAGTGTTCCGCACAATCATGGTGAATCAAACAATGGATACGAGAACGCTGATGATAACTATGCTACAATTACTGAAATACTCTCTGGGAATTCAAGTTCAAATAATGATTACTTTGAATTGTATGAAAAACCAACGGAGACAGAAAATATATAGAGTAAAacaaaattagttaaaatatatttatcatgttgtgtatcaaaatatttgcGTAATAGCACGGACAATGAATAAATAGTTTGCCATATGTTTAAACAgcaaatgtataatatttgaaaaacatattttataaggaAAAGGATAAACTAATGCCGCCAATGCTTTATAGTAACTACATGTACGTAATGTTAAAAAAAgcgttaaaaaattaaaagaaaatgaatatcggaattatgaaatatataaatatcatttgtataggcttttttctatttacctcaaatcaaatttgttatattgatGTGTAATAAACAAAACTTTGTTCCTTGAATATTCTATGTTGTTTAACACTTGTCcactaaatcaaattaaatcagtctTTGTATCTGAATCCTTACTTATATTCGTGTTTTTTAGTCTAGGAGAAAATTATTTGCAAAACTAAATATCTTTAAGGTAAGGTAAACGTTGAGGAACTCCATAAAACAGATATTAATTAACGTTTAACAAAGCTATATCGACGAACCTGTCATtttttgacttggtacaggcatttcagAAGTACATggtagattgaacctggttttaacaATATCACTGCATACGTGGATTTTAACAAAACTGTACAGAACATCTAGATACCGAAGAACtagctactgggctggtaatcCCCTCGTGAACTATAAGTTTATCAACAGAGGTTCATTATAAGTggtagaaataacataaacggTAGCAATTTTTCTGCATCAGATGCACATATCGGCAATCAAAAATGGAGTTAAAAGAGATAAGAACAAGCCATTTCAACAAAAGTTACCAACAACGTTAAATGATTTACAGAAAATAGTTATGGATTTAACATTTCAAACAGCTTTTTAGGAAGCAAAGGGTTaacttttagaatttttgtatCCATGCCATAAACTGCATTCAGTAAACGAAGTATCTGTAAATTTAAAGCTACAAAGACAGATATTATAGGTATGTTCAATATTGATTGCGTCACTTGTCTGTAAAAACTGCCATTTCAGCTGTTGTGTAAGACAAAACATGATCGCAAAGTAGAATGAGTGGTTTTTCGTTGAAGTAATCGTAAAACTACTTTCCCGGAACTGTTTTATGAGCAAGCTGAAAACAATACGCATGATATTAGGATATCGTGAAAAGCACTATAGCAGACCTTCCTTTCTATCATGTTATCAATAACTATCAGTTATCTTCAGTCACATTGACAGTGACTATGAAATctataaattaacaattatgataatattttcattaatatagTAATAAAAGTAATAGTAGTGCAAGAAATATATGAGCTTGTTTAtggtataaaagagggacgaaagataccagagcctcatcaatcgaaaataaaccgacaacgtcatggctaaaaaattaaaaagacaaacagacaaacaaaagtgcacatgacataacatagaaaactaaagaataagcagcACGAACCCCACAGtatacaaataattcaaatactCATAAAcacacatttatataaatttacctcatttaaatttaattaatgacCTTAGCAAAGGGGTTCCAGTACAAGTTGTGTTGATGTCAATTTAATTGTTAATatagtgtctcataagtcattttttggctggatattgattgttgtttgtaagtatataaatattgtGTGAAGGCCTTGTCtcaatcaatatgtgacactataattagcaattttattcttttattctgAATATATGATTTTACCAAAAGCAAGCAACAAACAATTCATTGCAGTGGAAGCTTTGCATgttttttaaaccttttttattttcacagtTTAACTAAGGCTTAAACACATttgtaacataaatatattatgtCCATATAAATAGTCCAACGGAAAGACATTAAAATCACCTATCAATTTATCAAAGATCATGAGTTTTCAGACTAATCACGGTTTTTCAATTCATTACATTGTCCTGAACATGCAAACAGTATTTGATAGTGTCCATTAATCaaccaccaaccaatcaacGCATTACGAAACAGATCGATCTCattaaaaagtttcaaaacatcATTCTCAAGTTGCTTCAGTGTCCTTTCATAGAGGTTCATAATGCACAACTCTCTGTGTACAGTGAAATTGCAAGTATAGTTTATtaccaaaattttatataagGATAGCTTCGTACTGTTATAAAAGTattgaatatcatttttattcctCTTAATGTATAAGAAAGAAATTTACGATTGacaaaaacattgtttatattcaaagatttaaatacaatacaataccaAAAGAAACAACACAATAATATGTGTAACGTCTCACTTTCATTAATACAGTATAAATATTTCACAatgtaaaagtaaactttttttttattaatattcatttcattCCGAAAAGAAGTATGAGAGACGGATTTAAAAGGAACTAttaattttcacattttccaaaaaaaaccaaatccaatagaccactttcgagttcatccgtcaccggcaaaaactcgtcaattatgcacgcctttatgacgtcatttaccagttagaggggctcgcctgtatccctgcactatttacgttcatcaagcgtcttagtgatcgtctttgtacaggataaactagaaataatggttgctctgtaggtacttactgacaattccctaatgacagcagtgttgattgtcaattttgagaattcaatttgccgaataattcgtacaatatagaattatagttttccaaccactcgctcaacattggaagggaagtgacgacgcccctaaacgcacaaatgacggtgataaaatcgcgtataattgacgagttttttccggtgacggatgaactcgaaagtggtctattaaatCATCAAACATATTAACATCTATTAtcgaaatgaaaataatgtatgtagaaataaaaaaaaagaagatgtggtatgaatgccaattaGACAATCGTCAACaagagaacaaaatgacacaggaaTTAGCAACTATAGTTCactgtactgccttcaacaatgagaaaagcccataccgcatagtcagctatgaaggccccaaaatgacaatgtagagtactgtttaaacattttgttgacTTGTACCCCTTTGGTCCATCTGGCCTACAAGTGTCACTATGCATATCTCTATGCCATTGCTGTTTCTACCGACTTAACAGCTAATCAATGTCATTTTACTTGTGTTTCCCCCAAGGTATTCCACATTACACAAATTGTCTCTAACTTTTAGGTCACAGATTTTGCACAATCGATGTCGTGTGAAATTTTATTCTGCCCAATTGTTGATTTTCGTATTCATTTCACTCTCATTCATATTTCGTGAACGATTCCAGTAGTTTGTTATATCCCGTTATTGTTTCACAAACGTTGCTGCGCATCTGAATCTACATTTACTGCAACATTAGGCATGTACAGACCAAACCCTTATAATGAAAACGGATTGATTACTTTTGAACTTGTTTTACAGGAGAATGACTTATCTCAATATACTGTCACACTGTAATTAATAGTACTACACACCTCAGACTCGTACATCTTTGTAAAAGTTCTAAAAGGTAAACCTCCAAGTCTCTCGtatattgaaataacaaaaccaaGTGTTCGACTAGCTGCTCAgttatttaaatagaaaatgccgaaataatatttaattattcatacgacctcttcgacctgttcttgtttccaatgCATACAACGATACGTGGATCGACTCAAACCTTGTTTCTTTTGCAATTatggaaaaaaaacctttttcatttgttaatatttttgtttgcaaccTGTAAATCATTAAGTTTCATGCTTATGGTTGATATTTAAGTCCATACTCAAACGATTTCGTTCACCATCGAGTGTGAGTTTTAACAGGTAAATATGTACGtttcattgtgttgtatatttctccgcGAGCATGATATGAGGCCTTTTCAAAGGGGATTCTAATAACCTCAACGCATTAAACAAccatttaaaatgttgttttagattgcagtataaagacaataatagtgcattgactttatatatcaacgatataaggattcggccCGAAACGGGGAAATAGCTTGGCACAACCtcgcatttccccgtttctaagcctcatcctttttaattgatatgtcaagtcaatgcactattattgtctgtATATGTATCCGTTCATGCAAAACCTTTGTTTGAGTCCACATTTAACTGATCTGTCTCGTGTCATTTAATGCGAATACGGCAATGCAGAAACGAAATAGCGTTATAAATATTCCCGCTTATATATACTCAAATAACCTAAGTTTGATCTTTTTTCTATTCTTGCTCGTTTAAAACTTTAATCTCAATCATGACCTAAACATACCTCATAAACAGCCTTTTCCTATTTAGTAAGAGTATTTTATGTCTTATTCACCCAAAAAGTTTACCCGAAATTTTAAAAGAGGCGGACTGATAACCTTGATATCTAAGGAAAGGGAACCATAAACcagaattaaatatttatttagagtgtgAATGGTAATGTTAAATCTTCCACTATATAATTAAGGTTGGATTGTACTCTGGCAAGACTCTATTGGTCTAGTCATTTgccttattttcaaatttttagacaaatttgCAATCTTCGTGCAAGACTGTTTATTCATGTAAATGAAACAAGTGATCTATTGcattaatttaaatgtttgaataaatgagaaaaaaattgtgttttgtagaatcatttttttcaactaAGCCATTTTAAGGGAAACAAATTTCCTAGTGACATTTTTATACTGGAATAATAGggaaaattaatttttttttagttcggTGACCCTTTTCTctttagattttcaaagaatattaTAAAGCATATCTTCTCAAATATcgtttcaaaattctatctcatagatttttaatattcaaaaaatgtgtttttattgaaCAATTGAACAATTTTGAACTACAAtcagcttaaaaaaaaagaacggtAATCCatactttttatcatattttaaaaacaacagcGTAGTTAAATCgtcatttttataagattttccATCTGAGGAAATATATACCGATGATCCACCTTGAACAGAATATGATATATTACTATAATGCTGCTTTTAACGTTTGAGTTAATTGTTATACCTGTACTCTCAAAGTTTCAGCATGAACCAAAGTTATTCTGTTGATGGGAGCGATTGGCGTTGGGTAGAAGAATATGGGGTTGGAAAACTACTTTTTCTGACCGTAAGGGTCTGCAACGGTTGGTGACCATGCTTCATGAATGTaactaaataatatttaaaaacaaaatgaaatgatctttatattggtttgtaataattttaaatatttcaaaacaaatagatGAAATTATGAATATCCAGAAATGTCTTTAAGATCAATaaaccaataacaaaaactgaaaattatggaatttataaatgttgttatgaactaaaattaaatgaaataaatatacgtTAATAGCAAAACTGTGAACCTGTTCCTGTCAAAGGAGTGATACTCAAATAGATTCAATagactttttctttttataaatatgaaagttgCTATCCATTCGTGTAATGTGTTACAGCTTTTCACTTTGTGATTTGATAAGGaacttttctatttttgaattttccccggagttcattctttttttaaattttacttttaataatccTACTTCAATGAAGATTCGAAATTATCAATATAACCAACAGTTGGATGGTGACAGATAACAAATGCCCACATTGaagtatatatgttttaattatttttaaaacttaaaaaaaatagctcATGATTAACGTGTTTACACATTTATcaagacaaaaactggtcttttcagaccTTTTGACTTTTGAAGTGATATatctatttaacaaatacaaattctaaaacatagtaaaatatcaaaaattttaaaaattatccagatttttcaaaatatatttctcGTGTTTCTTCTTATACCTACAGAAAAACGAAATGTGTTTCGCTGTAGGCTGTATGGTGATATATTACTTCATGTTAAGGAGATTAgctactcagtttcaaaataacaaccATTCCATAACaatagtatatattgatagaggattatttaaggaattaaaaaagcaaattttttttaggtCTATATGCTTGTTTTCGAAATATTAGCCATTGATATTTAGGCGGAAAATGTTCCcctttgatttttcatagcttcaTCATTGACAAGTTACAGTGCTCAaatactattataaaaaaaaggattttataagactttgaCAGATGGCTTATAATGATGAATGTGAAAgattataaaaagaagaatgGGGTCAATCGGCCATTTTTTAAGGcctttaaatgaataaaatcagAGGGTTtcgaaaatgtaacaaaaatataaaacataacaagCGGACATCCTTAATCAATTTCACACTATTTAATGACtgcactttgattttttttgttattttcattttgattcgACAATGTATTCCATGATGATCACATTACCTGTATGACATAGTGAAAATGATGCAcgtgtttatttcagacgtttACACAATTCTAGACTAGATGTATATCATTcattgaaaatgtataaaatagaTTTACGTAAGCTATATAAGTAATATTGAAAAGTTTACACTCCTTATCGTTTATTAAATGGCTGTGGATTTAGTATTATTTTTACCTCAAATATCACTGAAAGTATATTGGTTGTCGACAGGTGCACTTAGTGCACGGGAATGAGAACCATGCTTAAGGATACCACTTAGGTAAAAAAGCTAACAGTTGACTGTGGGATCCCAATGCTGTTACCAGCAAAGAAGGTACTAGATTGAAATTTGAGATTGCGTTTTTGGACAAATCGtgtaaattaaagaaatatttcatcCGTATAATAGAGAATTCTCGATATCTGACTTTACCAACGTCATACATAAAGTATACGtaagaaatcaaaattaagacTATATTTGAGAttgaattgtctccctttttccaaaatgcATTCAGCCATAATTTCGCCtttatcttcatatttttcCTTAATCTTATTAGGATATTTGAATTAAGACAACAttagtggaaaatgtttattttcagttaGAGTATCATGAATACATTGGACAATTACAATCTTTTGTTGGTTGATACTGTACGTGTAAgtcttttttgtttgatagaaaCAAACCGATAAAAAAACAGATACAGTCCAATGCCATTAATCGGCTGAATTCTGCTTTAAGGTCTGgtgttgtctttttgaaatgttttcgcctttcattttttttaatacttcgTCATCCCGGGCTTTAATATCTCAGATCGGTAAACTATGTCATAGCTTAGACTATTTCTTACGAGTTATTTATTGTGAATTGTTGCAACTgtctttttaaactgatttttaccGACTGCTGTTGCATCGCTTTCTAAACTTAGGAGAGAATTTTGAGTCGGTAAACATGTTTGTCCACCGCCATAATTTATGCTCGGTCATAATATTATGCTACTCAGTGCTTGACTAAGTTGCTGcttataatatttgtgtttggttTGCACATGTTTGCTTTCTCGTTTTAATTCCTTTTCAAAAAGAGTGATTTCGTCAGTGCACAATTAGTCGATCTTTAAGCTAACATGCACGTCTCAAACTTGAAAAagcagttttgatttttttaagtatttagtGATTCTTGTAATTTAAAATTAGTGACCATTTAATCCCAggaaaaaaaatcgtaattaaTGGAAGCAAAGGAAGATATAAAGAGCTGATATCCAGTTTAGGGTTCATTAACTGGAGACACTGCTAATCATCTGTTatactttgttttaaatatcaagGGTTAATAATTAAGTCAAAgcatattattataattataatattgtaatggaaataaaaaatctcaaaatacaaaaatcatcTCACTTTGTTGACGATATCCATGATATTCACACCAAAATAGGTTGTATCTCtaatttaaagttgtgtttggCGTATAGTTATCATAACTAGTattttgaaggttttttttaaccccGTCAGATAGACCTTA
The genomic region above belongs to Mytilus trossulus isolate FHL-02 chromosome 7, PNRI_Mtr1.1.1.hap1, whole genome shotgun sequence and contains:
- the LOC134727078 gene encoding uncharacterized protein LOC134727078, whose amino-acid sequence is MGAGMTWCGSQCIWDAICRGTSTYIDVTFTLHVPKLLASIDRNGKTYQIREALFMFILQENGLNFNNVAGAQLERDSVTIDVSSSCPAGYVVVSEKCVECGKGTYRNDTTMTCEFCAIGSYQTNVGRTVCELCESSKTTLNFGSYSSTDCIDNCPPGQYYVPSASGCAPCERHYYQHMSGQDFCYTCPHGTITSEQGSNSSDSCYHKNAEEGSVPNNSDSGEISADSVNIGLIIGLSIGLVLLLCIVISVVIVYKRLTTDHDYSVPIDKNRNQVQSHEHHYDEMNNRGQQYLNVGSVPHNHGESNNGYENADDNYATITEILSGNSSSNNDYFELYEKPTETENI